One part of the Parabacteroides distasonis ATCC 8503 genome encodes these proteins:
- the ssb gene encoding single-stranded DNA-binding protein has product MSLNKVILIGNVGKDPDVRYFDSGAAVANFPLATSERGYTLANGTVVPERTEWHNIVVRRDLVPFVEKWVRKGSGVYVEGKIRTRNYDDQSGVKRYVTEIHADRIEFYSTGSRPADGGNTTAQGGSMQPNVGQGQPAQPTTAPNTAYQQPAASQPSAFSESSDADDLPF; this is encoded by the coding sequence ATGTCATTGAATAAGGTTATATTGATCGGCAACGTAGGCAAAGATCCTGACGTTCGCTATTTTGACAGTGGTGCCGCTGTCGCTAATTTCCCGCTGGCAACCTCGGAACGTGGGTATACGTTGGCAAATGGAACGGTGGTTCCGGAACGTACGGAGTGGCATAATATCGTAGTTCGTCGGGATTTGGTTCCTTTCGTGGAAAAATGGGTACGTAAAGGTTCCGGTGTATATGTGGAAGGCAAGATTCGTACTCGTAATTATGATGACCAAAGCGGCGTGAAACGATATGTTACGGAGATCCATGCGGATCGTATCGAGTTTTACAGCACGGGTTCCCGTCCGGCCGATGGTGGAAATACGACTGCACAAGGCGGTAGTATGCAGCCCAATGTGGGACAAGGACAACCGGCTCAACCGACCACGGCGCCAAATACCGCTTATCAACAGCCAGCCGCCTCGCAGCCTAGCGCATTCTCAGAATCCAGTGACGCGGATGATCTCCCGTTCTGA
- the mutY gene encoding A/G-specific adenine glycosylase, translating into MLQYESELEISRILVEWYETYKRELPWRETRDPYIIWISEIILQQTRVVQGLEYFLRFTERFPDVASLAVAEEDEVLKYWQGLGYYSRARNLHAAAKSIMERFNGVFPENYKEVLSLKGIGEYTAAAIVSFAWNQPCPVVDGNVYRVLSRLFAVDTPIDTTKGKKQFAELAGMILDPKNAGTHNQAIMELGALQCVPQNPDCGVCPLKDKCVAFASGNVQAYPVKQNKTKTRDRYFHYLYIIYKEQTWMNRRTGKDIWTGLYEFPLIETDHAMDFSGLCETQAFRNLLGDAGKLSITQGLSNVKHTLSHQILYASFYQIEIEQVPESLGNYLSLPCRDIEKYAVPRLIHIYLEKLNGNL; encoded by the coding sequence ATGTTACAGTATGAAAGTGAGTTAGAAATCAGCCGGATATTGGTTGAGTGGTATGAAACCTATAAAAGAGAGCTTCCTTGGAGGGAAACGAGAGACCCTTATATCATCTGGATATCGGAGATTATATTGCAACAAACCCGGGTTGTACAGGGATTGGAGTATTTTTTGCGTTTTACCGAACGTTTCCCGGATGTGGCATCTCTAGCGGTGGCGGAAGAGGATGAGGTGCTGAAATATTGGCAGGGCTTGGGGTATTATAGCCGGGCTCGTAACTTACATGCGGCGGCTAAATCTATCATGGAGCGGTTTAACGGGGTTTTCCCGGAGAATTATAAAGAGGTATTATCCTTGAAAGGTATCGGGGAGTATACGGCGGCGGCGATCGTCTCCTTTGCTTGGAACCAACCGTGTCCGGTCGTGGATGGAAATGTGTACCGGGTACTTTCCCGTTTGTTTGCCGTAGATACGCCGATCGACACCACGAAGGGTAAAAAGCAATTTGCGGAACTGGCCGGAATGATCTTGGACCCTAAGAACGCAGGGACGCATAATCAGGCGATCATGGAATTGGGTGCTTTGCAATGTGTTCCTCAAAACCCGGACTGCGGGGTGTGCCCGCTAAAAGATAAATGCGTGGCGTTCGCTTCCGGCAATGTGCAAGCTTATCCGGTGAAACAAAATAAGACGAAGACAAGGGATCGTTATTTCCACTATCTATACATTATATATAAAGAACAAACTTGGATGAACAGACGGACGGGGAAGGATATCTGGACCGGTTTGTATGAATTTCCATTGATCGAGACGGATCATGCGATGGATTTTTCCGGTTTGTGTGAGACGCAAGCCTTCCGTAACCTATTGGGAGATGCTGGAAAATTGAGTATCACCCAAGGGTTATCGAATGTAAAGCATACGCTCTCCCATCAAATTTTATACGCTTCTTTCTATCAAATAGAGATAGAGCAGGTTCCGGAATCCTTGGGGAATTACCTCTCTCTGCCTTGTCGGGATATTGAGAAGTATGCCGTTCCCCGGCTGATACATATTTATTTAGAGAAATTAAACGGAAACTTGTGA
- a CDS encoding HU family DNA-binding protein, with protein MTKADIVSEISKSTGIDKQTVLASVESFMDIVKSSLAQGENVYLRGFGSFVIKKRAQKTARNISKNTTIIIPEHNIPSFKPAKTFIGEVK; from the coding sequence ATGACTAAAGCAGATATTGTTAGCGAGATTTCAAAAAGCACTGGTATCGACAAACAGACAGTGCTAGCAAGCGTTGAGTCCTTCATGGATATCGTAAAAAGTTCTTTAGCCCAAGGCGAAAACGTTTACTTGAGAGGTTTCGGAAGTTTCGTTATTAAGAAGAGAGCTCAAAAGACAGCTCGTAATATTTCAAAAAATACTACGATCATCATCCCGGAACACAACATTCCGTCATTCAAGCCGGCTAAGACTTTTATTGGTGAAGTTAAGTAA
- a CDS encoding Rne/Rng family ribonuclease translates to MISELVVDVQPKEVSIAVLEDKSLVELQKEARNVSFAVGDIYLGKVKKLMPGLNAAFIDVGYKKDAFLHYLDLGPNFNTQQKYLKQLLSDPKKAPVLSKTQILPEIEKNGSISDVLKVGQEVLVQIAKEPISTKGPRLTSELSFAGRYIVLIPFADKVSVSTKIKSSEERARLRQLIQSIKPKNFSVIVRTSSEGKRVAELDHELKTLMKRWEDNIVKVPKLKAPAIIYEETARTVALLRDIFNPSFQNIYVNDKEVYNNVRDYVSLIAPGREEIVQLYTGELPIFDNFAVTKQIKSLFGRTVTYKSGAYLIIEHTEAMHVIDVNSGNRSKGSDAQEKTAIDVNIAAADEIARQLRLRDMGGIIVIDFIDMAEAANRQKLFEHMTKAMANDRAKHNILPLSKFGLMQITRQRVRPAMDVDTSEDCPSCFGTGTVKPSILFTDSLEEKIDCLVNKHHVKKFTLHVHPYVAAYVNKGLFPLSMKWKMKYTHGLKVIPNQSLAFLEYKFFDADKNELDMKEEKEIINK, encoded by the coding sequence GTGATTAGTGAATTAGTAGTTGATGTACAGCCCAAAGAGGTATCTATCGCCGTCTTGGAGGACAAGAGCCTTGTGGAGCTCCAAAAGGAGGCCCGCAACGTCTCGTTCGCTGTTGGTGATATCTATCTAGGTAAGGTTAAGAAACTGATGCCGGGCTTAAACGCTGCGTTCATTGATGTCGGTTACAAAAAGGATGCGTTTCTTCACTATTTGGACTTAGGTCCTAACTTCAACACCCAACAGAAATATTTAAAGCAATTGCTGAGCGATCCCAAAAAGGCGCCGGTACTGTCGAAAACTCAGATTCTACCGGAGATCGAAAAGAACGGGAGTATTAGCGACGTGCTGAAAGTAGGACAAGAGGTGTTGGTTCAAATTGCTAAAGAGCCTATCTCGACGAAAGGTCCCCGATTGACTTCCGAGCTTTCTTTTGCCGGAAGATATATCGTGCTGATACCGTTCGCCGATAAAGTATCTGTCTCCACCAAAATTAAATCAAGCGAGGAACGAGCCCGTTTGCGCCAGTTAATCCAAAGTATCAAACCGAAGAATTTCAGTGTTATCGTACGGACATCCTCGGAGGGCAAGCGTGTCGCAGAGCTTGATCATGAATTGAAGACATTGATGAAACGATGGGAAGATAATATCGTGAAGGTGCCTAAACTCAAAGCTCCGGCTATTATTTATGAGGAAACGGCACGTACCGTAGCTTTGCTTCGGGATATATTCAACCCCTCTTTCCAAAATATTTATGTAAATGACAAGGAGGTCTATAATAATGTCCGCGACTATGTAAGCTTGATCGCACCGGGACGGGAAGAAATCGTACAGTTATATACGGGAGAGCTTCCTATCTTCGACAACTTTGCGGTCACCAAGCAAATCAAGTCGCTATTCGGACGAACTGTCACTTACAAGAGTGGAGCTTACTTGATTATCGAGCACACGGAAGCTATGCACGTTATCGACGTGAACAGCGGGAACCGTTCCAAAGGCAGCGATGCCCAAGAGAAGACAGCTATCGACGTAAATATAGCCGCCGCCGATGAGATCGCCCGTCAGCTCCGCTTACGAGACATGGGAGGTATCATCGTCATAGACTTTATCGATATGGCAGAGGCTGCCAACCGGCAAAAGCTATTTGAACACATGACAAAGGCAATGGCAAATGACCGGGCTAAACACAATATCCTTCCTCTTAGTAAGTTTGGCTTGATGCAGATTACCCGTCAGCGGGTACGTCCGGCAATGGACGTGGATACGTCAGAAGACTGCCCATCCTGTTTCGGAACAGGAACGGTTAAGCCTTCCATCCTGTTTACCGACAGCCTGGAAGAAAAAATAGATTGCTTAGTAAACAAACATCACGTGAAGAAATTCACCCTGCATGTACATCCGTATGTCGCAGCGTATGTGAACAAGGGGTTGTTCCCCTTGAGCATGAAGTGGAAAATGAAGTACACACATGGTTTAAAAGTTATTCCCAATCAAAGTCTCGCCTTTCTTGAATACAAATTCTTTGATGCCGACAAGAATGAGCTTGACATGAAAGAAGAAAAGGAAATAATCAACAAATAA
- the dnaK gene encoding molecular chaperone DnaK produces the protein MGKIIGIDLGTTNSCVAVLEGNEPVVIANSEGKRTTPSIVAFVEGGERKVGDPAKRQAITNPEKTIFSIKRFMGETYDQVQKEINRVPYKVVRGDNNTPRVDIEGRLYTPQEISAMILQKMKKTAEDYLGQEVTEAVITVPAYFSDAQRQATKEAGEIAGLTVRRIVNEPTAASLAYGLDKTNKDMKIAVFDLGGGTFDISILELGDGVFEVKSTNGDTHLGGDDFDHVIIDWLAEEFEREEGVDLRKDPMALQRLKEAAEKAKIELSSTTSTEINLPYIMPVNGIPKHLVKTLTRAKFEQLADGLIQACIEPCRQSLKDAGLSTSDIDEVILVGGSTRIPAVQAIVEKFFGKAPSKGVNPDEVVAVGAAIQGGVLTGEVKDVLLLDVTPLSLGIETMGGVMTKLIESNTTIPTKKSETFTTAVDNQPSVEIHILQGERSLAKDNKSIGRFHLDGIPAAQRGVPQIEVTFDIDANGILNVSAKDKGTGKVQSIRIEASSGLSDDEVKRMKEEAAANAEADKKEKERIDKLNQADSMIFQTEKQLKDLGDKLPADKKAPIEGALNKLKEAHKAQDIAGIDAAMAELNSVFQAASQEMYNAQGGGAQGGPQADPNFGGQQAGGNAGSSNNSKDGNVTDVDFEEVK, from the coding sequence ATGGGAAAGATTATTGGAATCGACTTAGGAACAACCAACTCTTGTGTTGCCGTATTGGAAGGTAACGAACCGGTTGTTATCGCGAACAGCGAAGGTAAAAGAACAACACCTTCAATCGTAGCTTTCGTAGAAGGCGGCGAGCGTAAGGTAGGTGATCCCGCAAAACGTCAGGCTATCACCAATCCTGAAAAGACTATATTCTCTATCAAACGTTTCATGGGTGAAACTTATGACCAAGTACAAAAGGAAATCAATCGCGTTCCTTATAAAGTAGTGCGTGGTGATAACAACACTCCTCGTGTAGATATCGAAGGACGTTTGTATACTCCGCAGGAAATCTCAGCGATGATCCTGCAGAAAATGAAAAAGACAGCTGAGGATTATTTGGGACAGGAAGTAACGGAAGCCGTTATCACAGTACCTGCTTACTTTAGTGACGCTCAACGTCAGGCTACGAAAGAGGCTGGTGAGATCGCAGGTTTAACCGTACGCCGTATCGTAAACGAACCGACTGCCGCTTCTTTAGCTTATGGTTTGGATAAGACGAACAAAGACATGAAGATCGCCGTATTCGACTTAGGTGGTGGTACATTCGATATCTCCATCCTTGAGTTAGGTGACGGCGTATTCGAGGTAAAATCAACAAACGGTGATACTCACCTAGGTGGTGATGACTTCGACCACGTAATCATCGACTGGTTGGCTGAAGAATTCGAACGAGAGGAAGGCGTAGACTTACGTAAAGACCCGATGGCTTTACAACGTTTAAAAGAAGCTGCCGAGAAAGCGAAGATCGAGTTGTCAAGTACGACTAGCACGGAGATCAACTTGCCGTATATCATGCCGGTAAACGGTATTCCAAAGCACTTGGTTAAGACTTTGACTCGTGCTAAATTCGAACAATTGGCTGACGGTCTGATCCAAGCATGTATCGAACCGTGCCGTCAATCCTTGAAAGATGCAGGTTTATCAACTTCTGATATCGACGAAGTGATCTTGGTAGGTGGTTCTACTCGTATCCCGGCTGTACAGGCTATCGTTGAGAAATTCTTCGGTAAAGCTCCGTCTAAGGGCGTTAACCCGGATGAAGTAGTAGCCGTAGGCGCAGCGATCCAAGGTGGTGTATTGACAGGTGAGGTTAAAGACGTATTGCTGTTGGATGTTACTCCGCTGTCTTTAGGTATTGAGACAATGGGTGGTGTAATGACTAAATTGATCGAGTCTAACACGACCATCCCGACCAAGAAGTCCGAGACATTTACGACTGCCGTAGACAATCAGCCTTCTGTTGAGATCCACATCTTGCAAGGTGAGCGTTCTTTGGCTAAAGATAACAAGTCTATCGGTCGTTTCCACTTGGATGGAATACCTGCCGCACAACGTGGTGTTCCTCAGATCGAGGTTACATTCGATATCGACGCTAACGGTATATTGAACGTATCGGCTAAGGATAAAGGAACCGGTAAAGTACAAAGTATCCGTATCGAGGCTTCCAGCGGTTTGAGCGATGATGAGGTTAAGCGTATGAAAGAAGAGGCTGCCGCAAACGCAGAGGCCGATAAGAAAGAGAAAGAGCGTATCGATAAATTGAATCAAGCGGATAGCATGATCTTCCAGACCGAGAAACAATTGAAAGATCTTGGCGACAAGCTTCCGGCAGACAAGAAAGCTCCGATCGAAGGTGCCTTGAACAAATTGAAAGAAGCTCATAAGGCTCAGGATATCGCAGGTATCGATGCTGCTATGGCAGAATTGAACAGCGTATTCCAAGCAGCTAGCCAAGAAATGTACAACGCTCAAGGTGGCGGCGCTCAAGGCGGTCCGCAAGCAGATCCTAACTTCGGTGGTCAACAAGCTGGCGGTAACGCAGGTAGCAGCAACAACAGCAAAGACGGTAACGTTACGGACGTTGACTTTGAGGAAGTAAAATAA
- a CDS encoding sensor histidine kinase: MLARSIQKYYIFVLLFLLAILQSSCQQSENKYRILVVHSYESDYVAYKDCDRLIRKSLEKKGINPSIQTFYLNCEQYAAPAEEKRMYLYLDSISTWKPDLILVYEDQATYTLMQCHHPLISTIPIVFGGVNFPNKALLAQYSNVSGFWDEPDYVTNIRLIEHLLGKSTIYMLHDSTYIDRHIKATLHEQCAQADIRVDNNRIMYIPVEIATLDRVNQSLKRPDSTTVNVVPVQGDKLSAVSWYMSKHVPYIYYLQAKRDYRVLNTSRFSSKPSFTAINEDLGYTNKLVGGYITSLETQIEESTDRAAEILKGSPSESFPQITKSKKNYVFDFNEVKYWNIDKRLLPKDAILLNFPFKDQYPRLFWSLIIVVSTMCCFVFGSFIIMYTQESKAKRQAQKALLHEKESLAEALEKANESDRMKSVFLANMSHEIRTPLNAIIGFSSLIAELDLTAEEKEQYANIITTNNELLLKLVNDILDLARIESGGIVFHKESCNLTDLVKTLYKQHLSDVPEGIEFKEKCPDTPICLYTDKERLYQALENILKNAIKFTSAGFIEIGYEYSTNAQDVRLYVQDTGIGISPEDQEAIFERFKKLDDFVQGTGLGLSICQAIVKQLNGRILLKSEKNKGCRISLVFEL; encoded by the coding sequence ATGCTAGCGAGATCTATACAGAAATATTACATATTTGTTCTACTTTTTCTGCTAGCCATTCTACAGTCCTCTTGTCAACAGTCGGAAAATAAATATCGTATATTAGTAGTCCATTCCTATGAAAGCGACTATGTAGCTTATAAAGACTGCGATCGGTTGATCCGGAAATCCCTCGAGAAAAAGGGGATTAATCCGTCGATCCAAACATTCTATTTGAACTGCGAGCAATATGCGGCACCTGCCGAAGAAAAACGGATGTACCTGTATCTAGATTCGATCTCCACTTGGAAACCCGATCTGATATTGGTCTACGAGGATCAAGCGACTTACACGTTAATGCAATGCCATCATCCGCTAATTTCTACAATTCCCATTGTATTTGGCGGCGTAAATTTCCCCAATAAGGCACTATTGGCGCAATATTCGAATGTTTCCGGATTCTGGGACGAGCCCGACTACGTCACGAACATCCGCTTGATAGAACATCTGTTGGGCAAGTCTACGATTTATATGTTGCACGATAGTACGTATATAGATAGGCACATTAAGGCTACGTTACATGAGCAATGTGCTCAAGCAGACATTCGGGTCGATAATAATCGCATCATGTATATACCGGTAGAGATCGCTACTTTGGACAGGGTCAATCAAAGCTTAAAACGACCGGATAGTACGACCGTCAACGTCGTGCCCGTGCAAGGAGACAAGCTATCAGCTGTTTCTTGGTACATGAGTAAACACGTCCCTTACATCTACTATCTACAGGCCAAACGGGATTACCGGGTATTGAACACCAGCCGTTTTTCCAGTAAACCCTCTTTTACGGCGATCAACGAGGATCTAGGATATACGAATAAACTTGTAGGTGGCTATATCACCTCCTTGGAAACCCAAATAGAAGAATCTACCGATAGAGCCGCGGAAATATTAAAAGGCTCCCCTAGCGAATCATTCCCACAGATAACAAAGAGCAAGAAGAATTATGTATTTGATTTCAATGAAGTCAAATATTGGAATATCGATAAAAGGCTTCTTCCGAAGGATGCTATACTTTTGAACTTTCCTTTTAAGGACCAATATCCAAGATTATTCTGGAGCTTGATAATCGTAGTCAGCACGATGTGCTGCTTTGTCTTCGGTAGCTTCATCATCATGTATACCCAAGAATCCAAGGCAAAACGACAAGCGCAAAAAGCCCTATTACATGAAAAGGAATCATTAGCGGAAGCCTTGGAGAAAGCCAATGAGTCCGACCGGATGAAATCCGTATTCTTGGCTAACATGAGTCATGAGATACGTACCCCTCTAAATGCGATCATCGGCTTTTCAAGCCTAATCGCCGAACTGGATCTGACAGCGGAAGAGAAGGAGCAATACGCTAATATCATCACGACCAATAACGAGTTATTACTAAAGTTAGTCAATGACATATTGGATTTGGCAAGGATTGAATCCGGAGGTATCGTCTTTCATAAAGAATCCTGCAATTTAACGGATTTAGTGAAAACCCTTTATAAACAACATCTTTCCGATGTCCCCGAAGGTATCGAATTCAAGGAGAAATGCCCCGATACGCCGATCTGCTTATATACGGATAAGGAGCGACTTTACCAAGCGCTCGAGAACATACTGAAAAATGCTATAAAATTTACTTCCGCAGGCTTTATAGAGATCGGTTACGAGTATTCCACCAATGCACAAGACGTCCGACTTTATGTGCAGGATACAGGCATCGGGATCTCTCCCGAGGACCAAGAAGCGATATTCGAGCGTTTCAAGAAGCTGGATGATTTCGTGCAAGGGACAGGTCTTGGATTATCGATCTGCCAAGCTATCGTAAAACAATTAAACGGGCGTATCTTGCTCAAGTCCGAAAAGAATAAGGGGTGCCGCATCTCCTTGGTTTTCGAATTATAA
- a CDS encoding sensor histidine kinase has product MANTSYRYLFLLLLPLFLLVANSCERSTTEKRILIVQSYEPDFQAYKDIEEAFKKGFQKEGIPASIFTFYLNCEAYQSLEEKQRIYTELNTLSLWKPDIIIVNDDQATYSLLACEHPLLDSVPIVFTGVNYPNIPLIQKYPNVSGFWDKPDYRKNVELIERIMGKCVIVRVSDSTALDKKILKDMDEQIKGLCSKARPDYLKYPQYSSPSDKKRSSSLVRFPKVPFDSLYIQTIQPRTSSNLIWGLGTNTYNKAYLATKRDYTSIALGRFCSFPSFSAINESVGYDGDFIGGYMTPVESQTQEALRRAASILKGTPANSFPQITESAKNYLFDYPTLNKWGIDWKELPQNSIFLNMPFVVRYQTYIILCGILLTLFILWTLFYQRVQYRREASHKKQAQESLRKEKEFLSLALESGDIFAFRYSNGVFEFDHDFYKSLDMPIKPITSTQFQESIHPEDREDFIQHKHLLDTGFPSRKITRRRYNFNGKGHIWWEFRYAQAKNGQDSTRNNVGVNGLCLNIQQSKEVEEDLIKARIRAEEADQMKSAFLANMSHEIRTPLNAIVGFSELLTSDMEISPNERDEFMQVISKNSDLLLKLINDILDLSRIKSGKMSFTLTNCDLNELLSHIYRTHQLLMPQGVALKIQLPVLPAIIQADLHRLTQVITNLINNAAKFTTQGYILIKYDYTQDKRWIQISVTDTGKGIPADKQAQVFERFNKLDEFAQGTGLGLAICQIIIEHFGGYITLESKEGEGSTFIVTLPYTPGLSV; this is encoded by the coding sequence ATGGCGAACACTTCTTATCGTTATCTTTTTTTATTGTTGCTTCCATTATTTCTATTGGTCGCAAATTCTTGCGAACGCTCAACCACGGAAAAGCGTATCTTGATAGTCCAATCTTATGAGCCGGACTTTCAAGCCTATAAAGATATAGAAGAGGCTTTTAAAAAAGGATTCCAGAAGGAAGGCATTCCTGCTAGTATCTTCACGTTCTATCTTAATTGCGAAGCTTATCAATCGCTAGAAGAGAAACAAAGAATATATACGGAACTCAATACGTTATCTTTATGGAAGCCTGATATCATAATCGTAAACGATGATCAAGCGACCTATTCCTTATTGGCTTGCGAACATCCTTTATTAGATAGCGTACCTATCGTTTTTACCGGAGTCAACTACCCAAACATACCCTTAATTCAAAAGTATCCTAACGTATCCGGATTTTGGGATAAGCCGGACTATCGGAAAAACGTCGAACTTATCGAGCGAATCATGGGAAAATGCGTAATTGTACGTGTCTCTGATAGTACAGCTCTTGACAAAAAGATCCTGAAAGATATGGATGAGCAAATAAAAGGGCTATGCTCCAAGGCTAGACCCGATTACCTTAAATATCCCCAGTATTCATCCCCATCCGATAAAAAGAGATCCTCTTCTTTAGTGCGGTTCCCAAAAGTACCGTTCGATTCCCTCTATATACAAACCATTCAACCCCGCACCAGTTCCAACTTGATCTGGGGGTTAGGTACAAATACTTACAACAAGGCCTACCTTGCTACCAAAAGAGATTATACCTCGATAGCCTTAGGTAGGTTCTGCTCATTTCCCAGCTTCTCGGCGATCAACGAATCCGTAGGATATGACGGAGACTTCATCGGAGGATATATGACCCCGGTAGAGAGCCAAACCCAAGAAGCCTTACGACGAGCTGCCAGCATACTCAAGGGCACACCGGCCAATAGCTTCCCACAAATAACGGAAAGCGCCAAAAACTATCTGTTCGATTACCCGACTTTAAATAAATGGGGTATCGATTGGAAAGAACTGCCTCAAAACAGTATCTTCTTGAATATGCCCTTTGTGGTTCGTTATCAAACATATATTATTCTATGCGGGATTCTTCTAACCCTATTTATCCTATGGACACTTTTCTATCAAAGAGTACAATACCGTCGCGAAGCCTCTCACAAGAAACAGGCTCAAGAAAGTTTACGGAAAGAGAAAGAATTCCTCTCGTTGGCTTTAGAGAGCGGTGATATTTTCGCATTCCGATACAGCAACGGCGTATTCGAGTTCGACCATGATTTCTATAAGTCGTTGGATATGCCGATAAAGCCGATCACCTCCACGCAATTCCAAGAGTCTATCCACCCTGAAGACCGGGAAGATTTCATCCAACATAAGCACCTGCTTGATACAGGATTCCCTTCCCGTAAGATCACCCGCCGCCGATATAATTTCAACGGCAAAGGGCATATATGGTGGGAATTCAGATATGCGCAAGCGAAGAATGGACAAGACTCCACCCGCAATAATGTCGGAGTAAACGGGCTCTGCTTAAATATCCAACAAAGTAAGGAAGTAGAGGAAGATCTTATCAAAGCCCGTATAAGGGCCGAGGAAGCGGACCAAATGAAATCAGCGTTCCTCGCCAATATGAGCCATGAGATACGTACCCCGCTTAACGCCATCGTTGGATTTTCGGAACTGCTAACAAGCGATATGGAAATAAGCCCGAACGAGAGGGATGAGTTCATGCAAGTTATCAGTAAGAACAGCGACCTCTTATTGAAATTGATCAATGACATTCTCGATCTATCCCGCATCAAGTCCGGTAAGATGTCGTTTACCCTCACGAATTGTGACTTAAACGAATTACTATCCCATATCTACCGCACCCATCAATTGTTGATGCCCCAAGGCGTAGCGCTTAAAATACAACTGCCGGTCCTCCCGGCCATTATCCAAGCGGACCTACATCGATTAACCCAAGTGATTACCAACCTCATAAACAACGCCGCAAAATTCACGACGCAAGGATACATCTTGATTAAATACGATTATACGCAAGATAAACGTTGGATCCAGATCTCCGTGACCGATACGGGCAAAGGCATTCCCGCAGATAAGCAAGCCCAAGTATTCGAACGGTTCAACAAACTGGACGAGTTTGCGCAAGGGACAGGCCTCGGACTGGCGATCTGCCAAATTATCATCGAGCACTTCGGAGGATATATCACCCTAGAATCCAAAGAAGGGGAAGGTAGCACATTCATCGTGACCCTTCCCTACACTCCCGGATTATCGGTATAA
- a CDS encoding MFS transporter: protein MEKRSPWAWIPSLYFAEGLPYVVVMTLSVIMYKRLGVSNTDIALFTSWLYFPWVIKPIWSPFVDLIKTKRWWIYGMQLLIGGGMAGVAFVLPGDFFLRFTLAFFWLMAFSSATHDIAADGFYMLGLTEEQQAFFIGIRNTFYRVAMLTGQGLLVMLAGLLEESTGRISFAWSLVFFVLAGTFIALALWHKYILPRPASDAQRTNITPHTILVEFGNTFVSFFNKKGIVPALLFMLTYRLGESQLVKLASPFLLDGREVGGLALSTGEVGFAYGTVGVISLLLGGVLGGLAISRSGLKTWLWPMALAISLPNLVYLYMAYTMPESIVVVNACVAVEQFGYGFGFTAYTMYLMLFAEGEYKTSHYAISTGFMALGMMLPGMASGWIQEQIGYQHFFIWVMICCIPLFIVLPFLRFKKK, encoded by the coding sequence ATGGAAAAACGTAGTCCTTGGGCTTGGATCCCGTCTCTTTATTTCGCCGAAGGCTTGCCCTACGTGGTAGTCATGACGCTTTCTGTGATCATGTATAAACGTTTGGGCGTCTCGAATACGGATATCGCCTTGTTTACCAGTTGGCTTTATTTTCCTTGGGTGATCAAGCCCATCTGGAGCCCGTTCGTAGACTTGATAAAAACGAAGCGTTGGTGGATTTATGGCATGCAGTTATTGATTGGTGGTGGAATGGCAGGTGTGGCGTTCGTCCTTCCCGGGGATTTCTTTCTGCGGTTTACCTTGGCTTTCTTTTGGTTGATGGCGTTTAGTTCCGCTACGCACGATATCGCCGCAGATGGGTTCTATATGCTGGGCTTGACGGAGGAGCAACAGGCGTTCTTCATCGGTATCCGAAATACGTTCTACAGGGTGGCGATGCTAACCGGACAAGGTCTGCTGGTTATGCTGGCGGGACTTTTGGAGGAGAGTACCGGGCGGATTTCCTTTGCTTGGAGCCTGGTGTTTTTCGTATTGGCCGGTACCTTTATCGCCTTGGCCTTGTGGCATAAGTATATCTTACCCCGTCCGGCGAGTGACGCGCAACGTACGAATATCACCCCTCATACCATCTTGGTGGAGTTTGGCAATACTTTCGTGAGTTTTTTCAACAAGAAAGGGATTGTCCCGGCTTTGCTTTTTATGCTGACGTATCGTTTGGGGGAATCCCAATTGGTAAAGTTGGCTTCTCCTTTCCTGCTGGATGGGCGGGAAGTTGGCGGGCTGGCGCTCAGTACCGGTGAGGTCGGGTTCGCTTATGGTACGGTGGGAGTGATCTCCTTATTGCTCGGAGGGGTTTTAGGAGGCCTGGCTATATCCCGGAGTGGCTTGAAGACTTGGTTATGGCCTATGGCATTGGCTATCTCCTTGCCGAATCTGGTCTATTTGTATATGGCCTATACGATGCCGGAGAGTATTGTTGTCGTAAACGCTTGTGTCGCTGTCGAGCAATTCGGCTACGGGTTTGGCTTTACGGCTTATACGATGTATCTGATGCTTTTCGCCGAGGGGGAATATAAGACTTCGCATTATGCGATCAGTACCGGTTTCATGGCGTTAGGTATGATGCTACCGGGAATGGCATCGGGATGGATACAGGAGCAGATCGGTTACCAACATTTCTTTATCTGGGTAATGATCTGTTGCATACCTTTATTTATTGTATTGCCGTTCTTGCGTTTCAAGAAAAAATAA